A stretch of the Balearica regulorum gibbericeps isolate bBalReg1 chromosome 15, bBalReg1.pri, whole genome shotgun sequence genome encodes the following:
- the TNRC6A gene encoding trinucleotide repeat-containing gene 6A protein isoform X6 gives MPPIRDLVSHSPNQSDLNHSGLGSHYENSHWGPVSSNSDSSTNWDKVIVDGSDKEAWPSITGSDPELTSECMDTDSASSSGSERNLVIMASGSTGGENDGIRNGIGHGSQNKFVVGSNSNNVGNGSINGPWGLSHGTIISTCQVSVDAPDSKSESSNNRMNAWGTINSSSNGGLNPSTLNSNGNHGAWPVLENNGHALKGSIGSGNPGTSIQCSTIGQISNSQSINSKVGGSAHGSWGSLQENCDSEVNGTRKVSFSGQPQNLNTEMNGPNNTTNFMTSSLPNSAGSVQINELPNNTGHGAWRVSTMNHSQIQASPVTNGTSISHLSNGETKNGGSYGTTWGAYGSNYSGDKCSGPNSQANGDTVNATLMQPGISGPGSTNFQINGNKGGGVWEAGTVNSQNMPWGSGNGASAGGSRRGWGNPAQNTGTNISNGEWSKLPSNQHSNESMNGNSRKFTNGWKSTEEDDLNSQSSAASQITEQNSAWAKTGTGDSEGSSESTGCHEDRVTTEGQNRERRKVDQHALLQSIVNRTDLDPRVLSNSGWGQTPIKQNTAWDTETSPRGERKTDNGTEAWGGSVTQTSSSGGCVDRPSPNNNDTSSVSGWGDPKSATRWGDSKGSNSQGGWEEDSAATVMVKSNQSWGSGKEEKSSWNDSQKIKQGWVDGQKANQGWAVSASDSWGENSRSNHWGEAKKSSSGGSDSDRSVSGWNEPGKSNSVTWGGNNTNPNNSSGWDEPAKSNQSQGWGDPPKSNQPQGWGDSSKPINSPEWNKQDVGSWGAPSATNKPPGSGWLGGPMPAPAKEEEPTGWEEPSPESIRRKMEIDDGTSAWGDPSKYNYKNVNMWNKNVPNSSSSSDQQAQVHQQLLSSSAMSSKESSSGSGWGEPSTPATTVDNGTSAWGKPMDTGTSWGEPISDAAGTSGWGNASLGQQASNKPGPKSMQDSWCGDDMPLTGSRQTSWEEEEDVEIGMWNSSSSQEANPSLNWPPYMKKMPTKGIMKGGNKQDETWINPFIKQFTNLSFSRESPEETIQSNKMDMSGGLLQDKRMEMDKHGLSVGDYNRVVGKGPGSRPQISKESSMDRGPYFDKNGNPSMFGVGNIAAQPRSMQQPPAQPLNSSQPNPRAQVPPPLLSPQVPVSLLKYAPNNGGLSPLFGPQQVAMLNQLSQLNQLSQISQLQRLLAQQQKAQNQRSMPSGGRQQQEQQGRSLSMQQQMMQQSRQLDPNLLMKQQTPPSQQQSLHQPTMKSFLENVIPHATPELQKGPSPINAFSSFPIGMNSNLNVNMDMSSIKEPQSRLRKWTTVDSISVNTSLDQNSSKHGAISSGFRLEESPFVPYDFMNSSNSPASPPGSIGDGWPRAKSPNGSSSVNWPPEFRPGEPWKGYPNIDPETDPYVTPGSVINNLSINTVREVDHLRDRNSGSSSSLNTTLPSTSAWSSIRASNYNVSLSSTAQSTSVARNSDSKSTWSPGSVTNTSLAHELWKVPLPPKSITAPSRPPPGLTGQKPPLSTWDNSLRLGGGWGNSDARYTPGSSWGESSSGRITNWLVLKNLTPQIDGSTLRTLCMQHGPLITFHLNLPHGNALVRYSSKEEVVKAQKSLHMCVLGNTTILAEFASEEEISRFFAQGQSLTPSPGWQSLGSSQNRLGSIDGSHSFSNRNDLNHWNGAGLSGTSSGDLHGTSLWGSPNYSTSLWGTPSSNDTRGISSPSPINAFLSVDHLGGGGESM, from the exons ATCTGAACCACAGTGGTCTAGGATCCCATTATGAAAATTCTCACTGGGGACCAGTCTCTTCAAATAGTGACTCCAGCACAAACTGGGATAAAGTTATTGTAGACGGCTCTGACAAAGAAGCATGGCCATCAATCACTGGCAGTGACCCAGAGCTGACATCAGAATGTATGGACACTGACTCTGCCTCTAGCTCTGGGTCAGAGAGAAACCTCGTTATAATGGCTTCAGGGAGCACAGGTGGTGAAAATGATGGCATTCGAAATGGCATTGGACATGGTTCTCAAAATAAGTTTGTGGTTGGTAGCAACAGCAATAATGTGGGCAATGGAAGTATTAATGGGCCATGGGGTTTATCCCATGGAACCATAATAAGCACATGTCAAGTTTCTGTGGATGCTCCTGACAGCAAATCTGAAAGTAGCAACAATAGAATGAATGCTTGGGGCACCATAAACTCTTCATCAAATGGAGGGTTAAATCCAAGCACTTTGAATTCAAATGGCAACCATGGTGCCTGGCCTGTATTGGAGAACAATGGACATGCCCTGAAAGGGTCTATAGGGAGTGGTAATCCTGGCACAAGTATTCAGTGCAGTACCATAGGTCAGATATCTAATAGTCAGAGTATTAACTCTAAAGTGGGTGGTTCAGCCCATGGTTCCTGGGGAAGCCTTCAGGAAAATTGTGATTCTGAAGTAAATGGTACAAGGAAGGTTTCGTTCAGTGGGCAACCTCAAAACCTTAACACTGAAATGAATGGACCAAATAACACTACTAACTTTATGACCTCTAGTTTACCAAACTCTGCTGGTTCAGTGCAGATTAACGAACTGCCTAATAATACAGGGCATGGGGCCTGGCGTGTGAGCACAATGAATCATTCTCAGATTCAGGCCTCTCCAGTTACAAATGGCACTTCCATTTCTCATCTTAGCAATGGTGAGACGAAAAATGGTGGATCTTATGGTACTACATGGGGTGCCTATGGTTCTAATTACTCTGGAGACAAATGTTCAGGCCCAAACAGCCAAGCTAATGGTGACACTGTGAATGCAACTCTAATGCAGCCAGGCATTAGCGGGCCTGGCAGCACTAACTTTCAAATCAATGGGAATAAAGGAGGAGGGGTGTGGGAGGCAGGGACAGTCAACTCCCAGAATATGCCGTGGGGAAGTGGAAATGGTGCAAGTGCTGGCGGGAGTAGAAGAGGATGGGGCAACCCTGCACAAAACACTGGCACTAACATTTCAAACGGGGAGTGGAGTAAACTGCCTAGTAATCAGCATTCCAATGAAAGTATGAATGGAAACAGCAGGAAGTTTACGAATGGATGGAAATCTACTGAGGAGGATGACCTTAACAGCCAgagttctgctgcttctcagataACTGAGCAGAACAGCGCATGGGCCAAAACAGGTACGGGGGACAGCGAAGGTAGTTCGGAGAGCACTGGATGCCACGAAGATAGAGTAACTACGGAAGGACAGAATcgagaaagaaggaaagttgACCAGCATGCATTACTCCAAAGTATTGTGAACAGAACTGACTTAGATCCACGTGTCCTTTCCAACTCTGGTTGGGGACAGACTCCAATCAAACAGAACACTGCCTGGGATACCGAAACATCACCAAGGggtgaaagaaaaactgacaaTGGGACAGAGGCCTGGGGAGGCTCTGTGACACAgacttccagctcaggggggTGTGTGGATAGACCTAGCCCTAATAATAATGATACCTCATCTGTATCAGGGTGGGGAGATCCAAAGTCTGCTACAAGGTGGGGAGACTCCAAAGGGTCAAACAGCCAAGGGGGGTGGGAAGAAGATTCTGCTGCTACAGTAATGGTCAAGAGCAATCAATCATGGGGAAGTGGCAAAGAGGAAAAGTCATCTTGGAATGACTCACAGAAGATCAAACAGGGATGGGTAGATGGACAAAAGGCCAACCAGGGTTGGGCAGTTTCTGCCAGTGATAGCTGGGGCGAAAATTCAAGAAGTAACCATTGGGGTGAGGCTAAGAAATCCAGTTCAGGAGGTAGCGACAGTGACAGATCAGTATCTGGTTGGAATGAGCCAGGTAAATCAAATTCTGTTACTTGGGGAGGTAATAATACAAACCCCAATAATTCTTCGGGATGGGATGAGCCTGCAAAGTCTAAtcagagccagggctggggagacCCTCCTAAATCCAATCAGCCTCAAGGTTGGGGTGATTCGTCAAAGCCAATCAATTCTCCAGAATGGAACAAACAAGATGTTGGCTCTTGGGGAGCACCATCTGccacaaacaaacccccagGGTCAGGCTGGCTGGGCGGACCAATGCCGGCAccagcaaaggaggaagaacCCACTGGCTGGGAGGAGCCATCCCCTGAATCAATACGCCGTAAAATGGAAATTGATGATGGAACTTCTGCTTGGGGTGATCCAAGCAAATACAACTACAAAAATGTGAATATGTGGAATAAAAATGTCCCAAACAGTAGCAGCAGTTCAGACCAGCAAGCACAGGTACATCAGCAGCTACTGTCTTCAAGTGCCATGTCTAGCAAGGAGAGCAGTTCGGGTTCTG GTTGGGGAGAGCCTTCTACTCCAGCCACTACTGTAGATAATGGAACTTCAGCGTGGGGTAAACCCATGGATACTGGTACTAGCTGGGGAGAACCCATCAGCGATGCAGCAGGCACCTCTGGCTGGGGAAATGCTTCTCTTGGTCAACAGGCTTCAAATAAACCTG GGCCTAAATCTATGCAAGATAGTTGGTGTGGAGATGATATGCCATTGACAGGCAGTCGTCAGAccagctgggaggaagaggaggatgtaGAGATTGGAATGTGGAACAGCAGTTCTTCACAAGAAGCTAACCCGTCTTTAAATTGGCCAccatatatgaaaaaaatgcccACAAAG ggAATAATGAAAGGTGGAAATAAACAAGATGAAACATGGATCAATCCATTCATTAAGCAATTCACAAATCTCAGTTTTTCA AGAGAATCACCAGAAGAAACCATACAGAGCAATAAGATGGACATGTCTGGAG GGTTATTGCAAGATAAGCGAATGGAGATGGATAAGCATGGCCTCAGTGTTGGAGATTACAATCGTGTGGTTGGAAAAGGCCCTGGTTCTCGTCCTCAAATTTCCAAAGAGTCTTCCATGGATCGCGGTCCTTACTTTGATAAG AATGGCAATCCCAGTATGTTTGGTGTTGGTAATATAGCAGCACAGCCCAGGAGCATGCAGCAGCCTCCAGCACAACCTCTTAATTCATCTCAGCCTAATCCACGTGCTCAAGTGCCTCCTCCATTACTATCCCCTCAG GTTCCAGTATCATTACTGAAGTATGCACCAAACAACGGTGGCCTGAGCCCACTTTTTGGCCCACAACAGGTAGCCATGTTGAATCAACTGTCCCAGTTAAACCAGCTTTCTCAGATCTCCCAGTTACAG CGGTTGTTGGCTCAGCAGCAAAAAGCGCAGAATCAAAGAAGCATGCCTTCTGGTGGTCGTcaacagcaggagcagcag GGTCGATCTCTTAGTATGCAGCAACAGATGATGCAACAGTCCCGTCAGCTTGATCCAAACCTGTTAATGAAGCAGCAAACTCCACCCTCTCAACAGCAGTCACTCCATCAACCCACCATGAAATCTTTCCTTGAGAATGTCATACCCCATGCTACTCCTGAGCTACAAAAAGGGCCATCACCAATAAATGCATTCAGCAGCTTCCCTATAG GAATGAACTCAAACTTGAATGTAAACATGGATATGAGCAGTATTAAAGAGCCACAATCTCGATTGAGGAAATGGACTACAGTTGACAGCATTTCTGTGAACACATCATTAGATCAAAACTCCAGCAAACATG gtgCTATTTCAAGTGGTTTTAGGCTGGAAGAGTCTCCATTTGTTCCATATGACTTTATGAACAGCAGTAATTCACCAGCCAGTCCTCCTGGATCTATTGGGGATGGCTGGCCCCGTGCCAAATCGCCTAATGGCTCTAGCAGTGTTAATTGGCCACCAG AGTTTCGTCCTGGTGAGCCATGGAAAGGTTATCCAAACATCGACCCTGAAACTGACCCTTACGTCACTCCTGGCAGTGTCATAAACAATCTTTCAATTAATACTGTGCGGGAAGTTGACCACCTCAGGGACAGGAACAGTG GGTCATCCTCATCTTTGAACACCACGCTGCCTTCAACTAGTGCCTGGTCATCCATTCGTGCCTCCAACTACAATGTTTCCCTCAGCAGTACAGCACAAAGCACTTCAG TAGCCAGAAACAGTGATTCCAAATCAACATGGTCTCCTGGATCAGTCACTAACACCTCTCTGGCTCATGAGCTGTGGAAGGTCCCTTTGCCACCTAAAAGCATCACTGCTCCGTCCCGCCCACCTCCAGGGCTGACAGGCCAGAAACCACCGTTGTCCACTTGGGATAATTCCCTTCGTCTGGGTGGAGGATGGGGAAATTCTGATGCCAGATATACCCCTG GTTCAAGCTGGGGTGAGAGCAGCTCAGGGAGAATAACAAATTGGCTTGTTCTAAAAAACCTTACACCTCAG ATTGATGGCTCAACCCTGCGTACTCTGTGCATGCAGCACGGTCCACTAATAACATTCCACCTTAACCTCCCACATGGTAATGCTTTGGTCCGTTACAGTTCAAAAGAAGAGGTAGTGAAGGCACAAAAATCTCTGCACAT GTGTGTATTAGGGAACACTACTATTCTTGCTGAGTTTGCCAGTGAAGAGGAGATTAGTCGCTTCTTTGCACAAGGCCAGTCTCTGACTCCGTCTCCTGGCTGGCAATCTCTTGGATCCAGCCAGAACCGACTTGGATCCATTGACGGTTCCCATTCGTTCTCAAACCGTAATGATCTAAATCACTGGAATGGTGCTGGGCTGTCGGGAACTAGCAGTGGAGACCTTCATGGCACTTCACTTTGGGGGAGCCCCAACTATTCCACGAGCCTGTGGGGCACCCCGAGCAGCAATGACACCAGGGGAATTAGCAGCCCATCCCCCATCAACGCTTTCCTTTCTGTTGACCACCTAGGTGGAGGTGGAGAGTCCATGTAA
- the TNRC6A gene encoding trinucleotide repeat-containing gene 6A protein isoform X4, translated as MRELEAKATKEVERKLSRDLVQEEEEQLMEERKKRKEDKKKKEAAQKKAIEQKIKVPEQTKTSVSQPQPVTSNGTSTVTSTNNNAKRATANSQQQQTLPRYPPREVPPRFRHQEQKQLLKRGQQLPVIAANLGSTPKVLNGQSGGSTVTNKQPVTNGEVPNSSKKQPGMPPIRDLVSHSPNQSDLNHSGLGSHYENSHWGPVSSNSDSSTNWDKVIVDGSDKEAWPSITGSDPELTSECMDTDSASSSGSERNLVIMASGSTGGENDGIRNGIGHGSQNKFVVGSNSNNVGNGSINGPWGLSHGTIISTCQVSVDAPDSKSESSNNRMNAWGTINSSSNGGLNPSTLNSNGNHGAWPVLENNGHALKGSIGSGNPGTSIQCSTIGQISNSQSINSKVGGSAHGSWGSLQENCDSEVNGTRKVSFSGQPQNLNTEMNGPNNTTNFMTSSLPNSAGSVQINELPNNTGHGAWRVSTMNHSQIQASPVTNGTSISHLSNGETKNGGSYGTTWGAYGSNYSGDKCSGPNSQANGDTVNATLMQPGISGPGSTNFQINGNKGGGVWEAGTVNSQNMPWGSGNGASAGGSRRGWGNPAQNTGTNISNGEWSKLPSNQHSNESMNGNSRKFTNGWKSTEEDDLNSQSSAASQITEQNSAWAKTGTGDSEGSSESTGCHEDRVTTEGQNRERRKVDQHALLQSIVNRTDLDPRVLSNSGWGQTPIKQNTAWDTETSPRGERKTDNGTEAWGGSVTQTSSSGGCVDRPSPNNNDTSSVSGWGDPKSATRWGDSKGSNSQGGWEEDSAATVMVKSNQSWGSGKEEKSSWNDSQKIKQGWVDGQKANQGWAVSASDSWGENSRSNHWGEAKKSSSGGSDSDRSVSGWNEPGKSNSVTWGGNNTNPNNSSGWDEPAKSNQSQGWGDPPKSNQPQGWGDSSKPINSPEWNKQDVGSWGAPSATNKPPGSGWLGGPMPAPAKEEEPTGWEEPSPESIRRKMEIDDGTSAWGDPSKYNYKNVNMWNKNVPNSSSSSDQQAQVHQQLLSSSAMSSKESSSGSGWGEPSTPATTVDNGTSAWGKPMDTGTSWGEPISDAAGTSGWGNASLGQQASNKPGPKSMQDSWCGDDMPLTGSRQTSWEEEEDVEIGMWNSSSSQEANPSLNWPPYMKKMPTKGIMKGGNKQDETWINPFIKQFTNLSFSRESPEETIQSNKMDMSGGLLQDKRMEMDKHGLSVGDYNRVVGKGPGSRPQISKESSMDRGPYFDKNGNPSMFGVGNIAAQPRSMQQPPAQPLNSSQPNPRAQVPPPLLSPQVPVSLLKYAPNNGGLSPLFGPQQVAMLNQLSQLNQLSQISQLQRLLAQQQKAQNQRSMPSGGRQQQEQQGRSLSMQQQMMQQSRQLDPNLLMKQQTPPSQQQSLHQPTMKSFLENVIPHATPELQKGPSPINAFSSFPIGMNSNLNVNMDMSSIKEPQSRLRKWTTVDSISVNTSLDQNSSKHGAISSGFRLEESPFVPYDFMNSSNSPASPPGSIGDGWPRAKSPNGSSSVNWPPEFRPGEPWKGYPNIDPETDPYVTPGSVINNLSINTVREVDHLRDRNSGSSSSLNTTLPSTSAWSSIRASNYNVSLSSTAQSTSVARNSDSKSTWSPGSVTNTSLAHELWKVPLPPKSITAPSRPPPGLTGQKPPLSTWDNSLRLGGGWGNSDARYTPGSSWGESSSGRITNWLVLKNLTPQIDGSTLRTLCMQHGPLITFHLNLPHGNALVRYSSKEEVVKAQKSLHMCVLGNTTILAEFASEEEISRFFAQGQSLTPSPGWQSLGSSQNRLGSIDGSHSFSNRNDLNHWNGAGLSGTSSGDLHGTSLWGSPNYSTSLWGTPSSNDTRGISSPSPINAFLSVDHLGGGGESM; from the exons ATCTGAACCACAGTGGTCTAGGATCCCATTATGAAAATTCTCACTGGGGACCAGTCTCTTCAAATAGTGACTCCAGCACAAACTGGGATAAAGTTATTGTAGACGGCTCTGACAAAGAAGCATGGCCATCAATCACTGGCAGTGACCCAGAGCTGACATCAGAATGTATGGACACTGACTCTGCCTCTAGCTCTGGGTCAGAGAGAAACCTCGTTATAATGGCTTCAGGGAGCACAGGTGGTGAAAATGATGGCATTCGAAATGGCATTGGACATGGTTCTCAAAATAAGTTTGTGGTTGGTAGCAACAGCAATAATGTGGGCAATGGAAGTATTAATGGGCCATGGGGTTTATCCCATGGAACCATAATAAGCACATGTCAAGTTTCTGTGGATGCTCCTGACAGCAAATCTGAAAGTAGCAACAATAGAATGAATGCTTGGGGCACCATAAACTCTTCATCAAATGGAGGGTTAAATCCAAGCACTTTGAATTCAAATGGCAACCATGGTGCCTGGCCTGTATTGGAGAACAATGGACATGCCCTGAAAGGGTCTATAGGGAGTGGTAATCCTGGCACAAGTATTCAGTGCAGTACCATAGGTCAGATATCTAATAGTCAGAGTATTAACTCTAAAGTGGGTGGTTCAGCCCATGGTTCCTGGGGAAGCCTTCAGGAAAATTGTGATTCTGAAGTAAATGGTACAAGGAAGGTTTCGTTCAGTGGGCAACCTCAAAACCTTAACACTGAAATGAATGGACCAAATAACACTACTAACTTTATGACCTCTAGTTTACCAAACTCTGCTGGTTCAGTGCAGATTAACGAACTGCCTAATAATACAGGGCATGGGGCCTGGCGTGTGAGCACAATGAATCATTCTCAGATTCAGGCCTCTCCAGTTACAAATGGCACTTCCATTTCTCATCTTAGCAATGGTGAGACGAAAAATGGTGGATCTTATGGTACTACATGGGGTGCCTATGGTTCTAATTACTCTGGAGACAAATGTTCAGGCCCAAACAGCCAAGCTAATGGTGACACTGTGAATGCAACTCTAATGCAGCCAGGCATTAGCGGGCCTGGCAGCACTAACTTTCAAATCAATGGGAATAAAGGAGGAGGGGTGTGGGAGGCAGGGACAGTCAACTCCCAGAATATGCCGTGGGGAAGTGGAAATGGTGCAAGTGCTGGCGGGAGTAGAAGAGGATGGGGCAACCCTGCACAAAACACTGGCACTAACATTTCAAACGGGGAGTGGAGTAAACTGCCTAGTAATCAGCATTCCAATGAAAGTATGAATGGAAACAGCAGGAAGTTTACGAATGGATGGAAATCTACTGAGGAGGATGACCTTAACAGCCAgagttctgctgcttctcagataACTGAGCAGAACAGCGCATGGGCCAAAACAGGTACGGGGGACAGCGAAGGTAGTTCGGAGAGCACTGGATGCCACGAAGATAGAGTAACTACGGAAGGACAGAATcgagaaagaaggaaagttgACCAGCATGCATTACTCCAAAGTATTGTGAACAGAACTGACTTAGATCCACGTGTCCTTTCCAACTCTGGTTGGGGACAGACTCCAATCAAACAGAACACTGCCTGGGATACCGAAACATCACCAAGGggtgaaagaaaaactgacaaTGGGACAGAGGCCTGGGGAGGCTCTGTGACACAgacttccagctcaggggggTGTGTGGATAGACCTAGCCCTAATAATAATGATACCTCATCTGTATCAGGGTGGGGAGATCCAAAGTCTGCTACAAGGTGGGGAGACTCCAAAGGGTCAAACAGCCAAGGGGGGTGGGAAGAAGATTCTGCTGCTACAGTAATGGTCAAGAGCAATCAATCATGGGGAAGTGGCAAAGAGGAAAAGTCATCTTGGAATGACTCACAGAAGATCAAACAGGGATGGGTAGATGGACAAAAGGCCAACCAGGGTTGGGCAGTTTCTGCCAGTGATAGCTGGGGCGAAAATTCAAGAAGTAACCATTGGGGTGAGGCTAAGAAATCCAGTTCAGGAGGTAGCGACAGTGACAGATCAGTATCTGGTTGGAATGAGCCAGGTAAATCAAATTCTGTTACTTGGGGAGGTAATAATACAAACCCCAATAATTCTTCGGGATGGGATGAGCCTGCAAAGTCTAAtcagagccagggctggggagacCCTCCTAAATCCAATCAGCCTCAAGGTTGGGGTGATTCGTCAAAGCCAATCAATTCTCCAGAATGGAACAAACAAGATGTTGGCTCTTGGGGAGCACCATCTGccacaaacaaacccccagGGTCAGGCTGGCTGGGCGGACCAATGCCGGCAccagcaaaggaggaagaacCCACTGGCTGGGAGGAGCCATCCCCTGAATCAATACGCCGTAAAATGGAAATTGATGATGGAACTTCTGCTTGGGGTGATCCAAGCAAATACAACTACAAAAATGTGAATATGTGGAATAAAAATGTCCCAAACAGTAGCAGCAGTTCAGACCAGCAAGCACAGGTACATCAGCAGCTACTGTCTTCAAGTGCCATGTCTAGCAAGGAGAGCAGTTCGGGTTCTG GTTGGGGAGAGCCTTCTACTCCAGCCACTACTGTAGATAATGGAACTTCAGCGTGGGGTAAACCCATGGATACTGGTACTAGCTGGGGAGAACCCATCAGCGATGCAGCAGGCACCTCTGGCTGGGGAAATGCTTCTCTTGGTCAACAGGCTTCAAATAAACCTG GGCCTAAATCTATGCAAGATAGTTGGTGTGGAGATGATATGCCATTGACAGGCAGTCGTCAGAccagctgggaggaagaggaggatgtaGAGATTGGAATGTGGAACAGCAGTTCTTCACAAGAAGCTAACCCGTCTTTAAATTGGCCAccatatatgaaaaaaatgcccACAAAG ggAATAATGAAAGGTGGAAATAAACAAGATGAAACATGGATCAATCCATTCATTAAGCAATTCACAAATCTCAGTTTTTCA AGAGAATCACCAGAAGAAACCATACAGAGCAATAAGATGGACATGTCTGGAG GGTTATTGCAAGATAAGCGAATGGAGATGGATAAGCATGGCCTCAGTGTTGGAGATTACAATCGTGTGGTTGGAAAAGGCCCTGGTTCTCGTCCTCAAATTTCCAAAGAGTCTTCCATGGATCGCGGTCCTTACTTTGATAAG AATGGCAATCCCAGTATGTTTGGTGTTGGTAATATAGCAGCACAGCCCAGGAGCATGCAGCAGCCTCCAGCACAACCTCTTAATTCATCTCAGCCTAATCCACGTGCTCAAGTGCCTCCTCCATTACTATCCCCTCAG GTTCCAGTATCATTACTGAAGTATGCACCAAACAACGGTGGCCTGAGCCCACTTTTTGGCCCACAACAGGTAGCCATGTTGAATCAACTGTCCCAGTTAAACCAGCTTTCTCAGATCTCCCAGTTACAG CGGTTGTTGGCTCAGCAGCAAAAAGCGCAGAATCAAAGAAGCATGCCTTCTGGTGGTCGTcaacagcaggagcagcag GGTCGATCTCTTAGTATGCAGCAACAGATGATGCAACAGTCCCGTCAGCTTGATCCAAACCTGTTAATGAAGCAGCAAACTCCACCCTCTCAACAGCAGTCACTCCATCAACCCACCATGAAATCTTTCCTTGAGAATGTCATACCCCATGCTACTCCTGAGCTACAAAAAGGGCCATCACCAATAAATGCATTCAGCAGCTTCCCTATAG GAATGAACTCAAACTTGAATGTAAACATGGATATGAGCAGTATTAAAGAGCCACAATCTCGATTGAGGAAATGGACTACAGTTGACAGCATTTCTGTGAACACATCATTAGATCAAAACTCCAGCAAACATG gtgCTATTTCAAGTGGTTTTAGGCTGGAAGAGTCTCCATTTGTTCCATATGACTTTATGAACAGCAGTAATTCACCAGCCAGTCCTCCTGGATCTATTGGGGATGGCTGGCCCCGTGCCAAATCGCCTAATGGCTCTAGCAGTGTTAATTGGCCACCAG AGTTTCGTCCTGGTGAGCCATGGAAAGGTTATCCAAACATCGACCCTGAAACTGACCCTTACGTCACTCCTGGCAGTGTCATAAACAATCTTTCAATTAATACTGTGCGGGAAGTTGACCACCTCAGGGACAGGAACAGTG GGTCATCCTCATCTTTGAACACCACGCTGCCTTCAACTAGTGCCTGGTCATCCATTCGTGCCTCCAACTACAATGTTTCCCTCAGCAGTACAGCACAAAGCACTTCAG TAGCCAGAAACAGTGATTCCAAATCAACATGGTCTCCTGGATCAGTCACTAACACCTCTCTGGCTCATGAGCTGTGGAAGGTCCCTTTGCCACCTAAAAGCATCACTGCTCCGTCCCGCCCACCTCCAGGGCTGACAGGCCAGAAACCACCGTTGTCCACTTGGGATAATTCCCTTCGTCTGGGTGGAGGATGGGGAAATTCTGATGCCAGATATACCCCTG GTTCAAGCTGGGGTGAGAGCAGCTCAGGGAGAATAACAAATTGGCTTGTTCTAAAAAACCTTACACCTCAG ATTGATGGCTCAACCCTGCGTACTCTGTGCATGCAGCACGGTCCACTAATAACATTCCACCTTAACCTCCCACATGGTAATGCTTTGGTCCGTTACAGTTCAAAAGAAGAGGTAGTGAAGGCACAAAAATCTCTGCACAT GTGTGTATTAGGGAACACTACTATTCTTGCTGAGTTTGCCAGTGAAGAGGAGATTAGTCGCTTCTTTGCACAAGGCCAGTCTCTGACTCCGTCTCCTGGCTGGCAATCTCTTGGATCCAGCCAGAACCGACTTGGATCCATTGACGGTTCCCATTCGTTCTCAAACCGTAATGATCTAAATCACTGGAATGGTGCTGGGCTGTCGGGAACTAGCAGTGGAGACCTTCATGGCACTTCACTTTGGGGGAGCCCCAACTATTCCACGAGCCTGTGGGGCACCCCGAGCAGCAATGACACCAGGGGAATTAGCAGCCCATCCCCCATCAACGCTTTCCTTTCTGTTGACCACCTAGGTGGAGGTGGAGAGTCCATGTAA